Proteins found in one Camelus bactrianus isolate YW-2024 breed Bactrian camel chromosome X, ASM4877302v1, whole genome shotgun sequence genomic segment:
- the LOC141576396 gene encoding uncharacterized protein LOC141576396, whose product MEPPPQSSRDAAADAAAGSLSPGVDEEREEAHEAQPAESSAPGEGGEEQPAQCDPEQGAAAEGKEAGDEGEGKEGGDAGAAAAGPADGGSREAVAEVAAEAGAEEVDEAGASGGEGGEQGGEQQPPEAAVEALVVVPRRVPGAAFTPLQVQELEGIFQHTPYLSPHVRQDLARRMGVTEAQLKVWFKNRRAKWRRHQRALRLRSERPVLLASPVVAGLGGPCGDMLFREQHCMCVPVEPLPLGPFLGPPVPPVPALQPLPPVPPVPPLPALQPLPPVPPLPALQPLPPLPPLPALQPLPPVPPGPPMPPLPPLPALQPLPPVSPGPPMPPVPPVQPFPPFPPFPPEFLPPVSWRFPPLRPCGCPQGGGLVPSHRCCFCSPSVLRNGLCDRGFQNASEPDSPSACLPARNSSPDAC is encoded by the exons ATGGAGCCTCCGCCCCAGAGCAGCCGCGATGCCGCTGCCGATGCGGCTGCCGGCTCCCTCAGCCCGGGGGTCGACGAGGAGCGGGAAGAGGCGCACG AAGCGCAGCCCGCGGAGAGCTCGGCTCCCGGAGAGGGGGGAGAGGAGCAGCCGGCGCAGTGCGACCCTGAGCAAGGAGCGGCCgcggaagggaaggaggcaggagacgaaggagaaggaaaggaaggcggCGATGCTGGCGCAGCAGCCGCTGGTCCCGCGGACGGCGGAAGCCGCGAGGCGGTCGCCGAGGTTGCGGCCGAGGCGGGGGCTGAGGAGGTTGACGAGGCGGGCGCCAGCGGCGGCGAGGGCGGAGAGCAGGGCGGGGAGCAGCAGCCCCCGGAGGCCGCCGTCGAGGCTCTCGTAGTCGTGCCGCGGCGGGTGCCCGGCGCCGCGTTCACGCCGttgcaggtgcaggagctggaggGCATTTTCCAGCACACTCCGTACCTCAGCCCACACGTGCG CCAGGATCTTGCAAGACGCATGGGAGTGACTGAAGCTCAACTGAAG GTTTGGTTTAAGAACAGAAGGGCCAAGTGGAGGAGACATCAGAGGGCATTAAGGTTGAGAAGCGAGCGCCCCGTGCTCCTGGCTTCCCCTGTCGTCGCAGGCTTGGGGGGACCCTGCGGTGACATGCTTTTTCGGGAGCAGCATTGCATGTGCGTTCCTGTGGAGCCACTGCCGCTGGGGCCGTTTCTGGGGCCGCCCGTGCCGCCCGtgccagccctgcagcccctgccgCCCGTGCCGCCCGTGCCgcccctgccagccctgcagcccctgccgCCCGTGCCgcccctgccagccctgcagcccctgccgcccctgccacccctgccagccctgcagcccctgccgCCCGTGCCACCTGGGCCACCCATGCCGCCCCTGCCgcccctgccagccctgcagcccctgccgCCCGTGTCACCTGGGCCACCCATGCCGCCCGTGCCGCCGGTgcagcccttccctcccttcccgcCCTTCCCGCCTGAGTTCTTGCCTCCTGTGTCCTGGCGTTTTCCACCTCTTCGTCCCTGTGGCTGCCCTCAGGGGGGTGGCTTGGTCCCCTCCCATCGGTGTTGCTTCTGTAGTCCCAGTGTCCTCAGGAATGGTCTCTGTGACAGGGGTTTTCAAAACGCCTCTGAGCCGGATTCCCCTTCTGCCTGCCTCCCCGCCAGGAACAGCTCACCAGACGCCTGCTAA